In a single window of the Nocardiopsis composta genome:
- a CDS encoding SIS domain-containing protein yields MTTSTSVMRSEIAEQPEALRRTLDALLPLVPELAELGRETRQVLFIARGSSDNAAVYGSYLLQAHAGRLATLASPSIATTYGSKVDLSGVLAVAISQSGRTEEIVDTMNWAAECGARTVGITNGAGSPLTQAADLALVTQAGSELAVPATKTYTTQLAALAVLALGLGADLDSGALQAVPDAIEEAIAAPQGPIELIAERLAGVQGAVISGRGMAFSTALEAALKLKEACYLHAMGLSYADLLHGPIAVVDADTPAILVAANSGPTLPGTVALAERVSSAGAPVFGIGGGQALADACDLSVPAPDLPEWAAPISLIVPAQLLTETLARRLGYNPDAPRGLGKVTQTS; encoded by the coding sequence ATGACCACCAGCACGAGCGTCATGCGCTCGGAGATCGCCGAGCAGCCCGAGGCGCTGCGCCGTACCCTGGACGCGCTGCTGCCGCTGGTCCCCGAGCTCGCCGAGCTCGGCCGGGAGACCCGGCAGGTGCTGTTCATCGCGCGCGGATCCTCCGACAACGCCGCGGTCTACGGCAGCTACCTGCTCCAGGCGCACGCCGGTCGGCTGGCCACGCTGGCCTCGCCGTCCATCGCCACCACCTACGGCTCCAAGGTCGACCTGTCCGGGGTGCTCGCGGTGGCCATCTCCCAGTCCGGGCGGACCGAGGAGATCGTCGACACGATGAACTGGGCGGCCGAGTGCGGCGCCCGCACGGTCGGCATCACCAACGGCGCCGGCTCGCCGCTGACCCAGGCGGCCGACCTGGCCCTGGTCACCCAGGCCGGCAGCGAGCTCGCGGTGCCCGCCACCAAGACCTACACCACCCAGCTGGCCGCGCTCGCGGTGCTCGCCCTCGGCCTCGGCGCCGACCTGGACTCCGGCGCCCTGCAGGCCGTCCCGGACGCCATCGAGGAGGCGATCGCCGCCCCGCAGGGCCCGATCGAGCTGATCGCCGAGCGCCTGGCCGGGGTGCAGGGCGCGGTCATCTCCGGCCGCGGCATGGCCTTCTCCACCGCGCTGGAGGCCGCGCTCAAGCTCAAGGAGGCCTGCTACCTGCACGCCATGGGCCTCTCCTACGCCGACCTGCTGCACGGCCCGATCGCCGTGGTCGACGCCGACACCCCGGCGATCCTGGTCGCCGCGAACTCCGGCCCGACCCTGCCCGGCACCGTCGCCCTGGCCGAGCGGGTCTCCTCCGCCGGCGCCCCGGTGTTCGGCATCGGCGGCGGCCAGGCCCTGGCCGACGCCTGCGACCTGTCGGTGCCCGCCCCCGACCTGCCGGAGTGGGCCGCCCCGATCTCGCTGATCGTCCCGGCCCAGCTGCTCACCGAGACGCTGGCCCGGCGCCTCGGGTACAACCCCGACGCCCCCCGCGGCCTGGGCAAGGTCACCCAGACCTCTTAG
- a CDS encoding GntR family transcriptional regulator, whose translation MEIDPASPAPKYAQLRELLLDWIVEAGLGVDDPIPSERELGRKYGLSRMTVRQTIDIMVSEGKLYRVPGKGTFVCRPKIEMPLALASFTEDMRARGFVPGSRDLSRRSAPASPHTARMLDVPPGTPVHHIERLRTADGEPMAVERTMLPLSLLPGLERISLTGRSLYEVLEEEFGILLDSGEQTIEAGLCDPADAKLLGLTPGSPILSMQRRSFSNGACVEVALSGYRADRYQLHSRLDPRRPGTA comes from the coding sequence ATGGAGATCGACCCGGCGAGCCCCGCCCCCAAATACGCCCAGCTGCGCGAGCTCCTGCTGGACTGGATCGTCGAGGCCGGCCTCGGGGTGGACGACCCGATCCCCTCCGAGCGGGAGCTCGGCCGGAAGTACGGGCTCTCCCGGATGACCGTCCGGCAGACCATCGACATCATGGTCTCCGAGGGCAAGCTGTACCGGGTGCCCGGCAAGGGCACCTTCGTCTGCCGCCCCAAGATCGAGATGCCCCTGGCGCTCGCCTCGTTCACCGAGGATATGCGGGCCAGAGGGTTCGTCCCCGGATCCCGCGACCTGTCCCGCAGGAGCGCGCCGGCCAGCCCGCACACCGCCCGGATGCTCGACGTGCCGCCGGGGACCCCGGTGCACCACATCGAGCGGCTGCGCACGGCCGACGGCGAGCCGATGGCGGTGGAGCGCACGATGCTCCCGCTGTCGCTGCTGCCCGGCCTGGAGCGGATCTCGCTGACCGGACGCTCACTGTACGAGGTCCTGGAGGAGGAGTTCGGGATCCTGCTCGACTCCGGGGAGCAGACCATCGAGGCCGGGCTGTGCGACCCGGCCGACGCCAAGCTGCTCGGGCTGACCCCGGGCAGCCCGATCCTGTCCATGCAGCGCCGCAGCTTCAGCAACGGCGCCTGCGTGGAGGTCGCGCTCTCCGGCTACCGGGCCGACCGCTACCAGCTGCACTCGCGGCTGGACCCGCGCCGTCCGGGGACGGCCTGA
- a CDS encoding PTS transporter subunit EIIC, whose protein sequence is MSSSTTADSGAGGSSKVLGVLQRIGRSLMMPIAVLPAAAILLRLGQGDMLGSNGPDPGGLADVAGMHWMAPIAEIIGAAGDSLFQALPLLFAVGVAIGFAKRADGSTALAAVVGYIVFDRVTKFMFFNFDPSGEMKETVTAFDAEGAEVINWGVKNPTDVLGGIAIGILAAVLWQRYYKIKLPAWLGFFGGRRFVPIITAVSALLLAVVFGFVWPTVGGWINDLGTWIVASGPVGAGVYGVVNRLLLPFGLHHVVNSVVWFIFGSYTDPATGDVFHGEINRYLAGDPTAGGFLSGFFPVLMFGLPAAAIAMWRAAHPSQRATVGGIMISAALTAFVTGITEPIEFAFIFIAPVLFAVHVVLTGISMAVLNALDAHLGFGFSAGLIDMVINAFKSNTTGLVWILLMGAVYFAIYYLVFYFLITKMNLPTPGREPVEEKASIATNPDQPGGSGQGRAQGAEGGKQG, encoded by the coding sequence GTGAGTTCCTCAACAACCGCGGACAGCGGCGCCGGCGGCTCCTCGAAGGTGCTCGGCGTCCTGCAGCGCATCGGGCGCAGCCTGATGATGCCCATCGCGGTCCTGCCCGCCGCGGCGATCCTGCTGCGCCTGGGCCAGGGCGACATGCTGGGCAGCAACGGCCCCGACCCGGGCGGCCTGGCCGACGTGGCCGGCATGCACTGGATGGCACCGATCGCCGAGATCATCGGCGCGGCCGGTGACTCGCTGTTCCAGGCGCTGCCGCTGCTGTTCGCGGTCGGCGTGGCGATCGGCTTCGCCAAGCGCGCCGACGGCTCCACCGCCCTGGCGGCCGTGGTCGGCTACATCGTCTTCGACCGCGTCACCAAGTTCATGTTCTTCAACTTCGACCCCAGCGGCGAGATGAAGGAGACGGTGACCGCCTTCGACGCCGAGGGCGCCGAAGTGATCAACTGGGGCGTGAAGAACCCGACCGACGTGCTCGGCGGCATCGCCATCGGCATCCTCGCCGCGGTGCTCTGGCAGCGCTACTACAAGATCAAGCTCCCCGCCTGGCTGGGCTTCTTCGGCGGGCGCCGGTTCGTGCCGATCATCACCGCGGTCTCCGCGCTGCTGCTCGCCGTCGTCTTCGGGTTCGTCTGGCCGACCGTCGGCGGCTGGATCAACGACCTGGGCACCTGGATCGTGGCCTCCGGCCCGGTCGGCGCCGGCGTGTACGGCGTGGTCAACCGCCTGCTGCTGCCGTTCGGCCTGCACCACGTGGTCAACTCGGTGGTCTGGTTCATCTTCGGCAGCTACACCGACCCGGCCACCGGCGACGTGTTCCACGGCGAGATCAACCGCTACCTGGCCGGCGACCCCACCGCGGGCGGCTTCCTGTCCGGCTTCTTCCCGGTGCTGATGTTCGGCCTGCCCGCCGCCGCCATCGCGATGTGGCGCGCCGCGCACCCCAGCCAGCGGGCCACCGTCGGCGGCATCATGATCTCCGCGGCGCTGACCGCGTTCGTCACCGGCATCACCGAGCCGATCGAGTTCGCCTTCATCTTCATCGCGCCGGTGCTGTTCGCCGTGCACGTGGTGCTGACCGGCATCTCGATGGCCGTCCTCAACGCGCTCGACGCGCACCTGGGCTTCGGGTTCTCCGCGGGCCTGATCGACATGGTGATCAACGCGTTCAAGTCCAACACCACCGGGCTGGTGTGGATCCTGCTCATGGGCGCGGTCTACTTCGCCATCTACTACCTGGTGTTCTACTTCCTGATCACCAAGATGAACCTGCCCACCCCGGGGCGCGAGCCGGTCGAGGAGAAGGCCTCGATCGCCACCAACCCGGACCAGCCGGGCGGCTCCGGCCAGGGCCGGGCGCAGGGCGCCGAGGGCGGCAAGCAGGGCTGA
- the secA gene encoding preprotein translocase subunit SecA — MPGILDKVLRAGEGKILRKLKKLTDQINSIEEDFAKLEEAELRELTDEYRERIKDGESLDDLLPEAFATVRRAAQLTLGQRHFDVQLMGGAALHLGNIAEMKTGEGKTLTSTLPVYLNALAGKGVHVVTTNDYLARRDAESMGRIHRLLGLEVGVISPDMRPEARKAAYAADITYGTNNEFGFDYLRDNMALSMDALVQRGHNFAIVDEVDSILIDEARTPLIISGPAQQNSRWYEVFAKIAPRLRRDVDYEVDEKKRTIGVNESGVAKVEDELGIENLYEPANTPLVSFLNNAIKAKELYRKDKEYIVKDGEVLIVDEFTGRVLRGRRYNEGMHQAIEAKERVKIKDENQTLAKVTLQNYFRLYDKLAGMTGTAATEAAEFNQTYNIGVVPIPTNRPMIRKDDKDLVYKNEEGKFDAIVEDIAERHEEGQPVLVGTTSVEKSELLSKMLKRQGIPHEVLNAKNHAREASIIARAGRLGAVTVATNMAGRGTDIMLGGNAEFMADEELQARGLNPLDTPEEYEAAWPEALEKAEEAVKSEHEEVVEAGGLYVLGTERHESRRIDNQLRGRSGRQGDPGKSRFYLSLRDDLMRMFNSARVEMIMERTNFPDDQPIESGVVTKAIQSAQGQVEQQNFEIRKNVLKYDEVLNRQRKVIYAERRKVLEGADLQEQIAGMIDDVLDGYVRSATAEGDASEWDLDKLWTAFKQVYPVSFTVDEFIDENGGLGSITPDLISARVCEDAHEAYERREEEVGSEAIREVERRVVLQVMDRKWREHLYEMDYLQEGIGLRAMAQRNPLIEYQREGYDMFQEMLEAIKEDSVRYLFNVEVQVKQKTGVSAASAAAAASANGAAVAAATATEEEAAEAEESAEAEEASEEESEEPAGKDGVAEEDVVVPGLEGPSSPGRLQYSAPSEDGGVTKRTETVSDSYEGTPRNAPCPCGSGKKFKKCHGDPKNK, encoded by the coding sequence GTGCCAGGCATACTCGACAAGGTCCTCCGCGCGGGGGAAGGCAAGATCCTGCGCAAGCTCAAGAAGCTGACGGATCAGATCAACTCGATCGAGGAGGACTTCGCGAAGCTCGAAGAGGCCGAGCTGCGCGAGCTGACCGACGAGTACCGCGAGCGGATCAAAGACGGCGAGTCGCTGGACGACCTCCTCCCCGAGGCCTTCGCGACGGTGCGCCGGGCCGCTCAGCTGACCCTCGGCCAGCGCCACTTCGACGTCCAGCTGATGGGCGGCGCAGCACTGCACCTCGGCAACATCGCCGAGATGAAGACCGGTGAGGGCAAGACCCTGACCTCCACGCTCCCGGTCTACCTGAACGCGCTCGCCGGCAAGGGCGTGCACGTCGTCACCACCAACGACTACCTGGCCCGGCGCGACGCCGAGAGCATGGGGCGGATCCACCGCCTGCTCGGCCTGGAGGTCGGGGTGATCAGCCCGGACATGCGTCCGGAGGCCCGCAAGGCCGCCTACGCCGCGGACATCACCTACGGCACCAACAACGAGTTCGGCTTCGACTACCTGCGCGACAACATGGCGCTGTCGATGGACGCCCTGGTGCAGCGCGGCCACAACTTCGCCATCGTCGACGAGGTGGACTCCATCCTCATCGACGAGGCCCGGACCCCGCTGATCATCAGCGGCCCGGCGCAGCAGAACTCGCGCTGGTACGAGGTGTTCGCCAAGATCGCCCCCCGGCTCCGCCGCGACGTCGACTACGAGGTCGACGAGAAGAAGCGGACCATCGGCGTCAACGAGTCCGGCGTCGCCAAGGTCGAGGACGAGCTCGGCATCGAGAACCTCTACGAGCCGGCCAACACCCCGCTGGTCTCCTTCCTGAACAACGCCATCAAGGCCAAGGAGCTGTACCGGAAGGACAAGGAGTACATCGTCAAGGACGGCGAGGTGCTCATCGTCGACGAGTTCACCGGGCGCGTGCTGCGGGGCCGCCGCTACAACGAGGGCATGCACCAGGCCATCGAGGCCAAGGAGCGCGTCAAGATCAAGGACGAGAACCAGACTCTCGCCAAGGTCACCCTGCAGAACTACTTCCGGCTCTACGACAAGCTCGCCGGCATGACCGGTACCGCGGCCACCGAGGCCGCCGAGTTCAACCAGACCTACAACATCGGCGTGGTCCCCATCCCGACCAACCGCCCGATGATCCGCAAGGACGACAAGGACCTCGTCTACAAGAACGAGGAAGGCAAGTTCGACGCGATCGTCGAGGACATCGCCGAGCGGCACGAGGAGGGCCAGCCGGTCCTGGTCGGCACCACCAGCGTGGAGAAGTCCGAGCTGCTCTCCAAGATGCTCAAGCGCCAGGGCATCCCGCACGAGGTGCTGAACGCGAAGAACCACGCCCGGGAGGCCTCGATCATCGCCCGGGCCGGCCGGCTCGGCGCGGTCACCGTGGCCACCAACATGGCCGGCCGCGGCACCGACATCATGCTCGGCGGCAACGCCGAGTTCATGGCCGACGAGGAGCTCCAGGCCCGCGGGCTGAACCCGCTGGACACCCCGGAGGAGTACGAGGCGGCCTGGCCGGAGGCGCTGGAGAAGGCCGAAGAGGCCGTGAAGAGCGAGCACGAGGAGGTCGTCGAGGCCGGCGGCCTGTACGTGCTGGGCACCGAGCGGCACGAGTCCCGGCGGATCGACAACCAGCTGCGCGGCCGCTCCGGTCGGCAGGGCGACCCCGGCAAGTCCCGGTTCTACCTCTCGCTCCGCGACGACCTGATGCGCATGTTCAACAGCGCCCGGGTCGAGATGATCATGGAGCGCACCAACTTCCCGGACGACCAGCCCATCGAGTCGGGCGTGGTCACCAAGGCGATCCAGAGCGCCCAGGGCCAGGTCGAGCAGCAGAACTTCGAGATCCGCAAGAACGTCCTCAAGTACGACGAGGTGCTCAACCGGCAGCGCAAGGTGATCTACGCCGAGCGCCGCAAGGTCCTGGAGGGCGCGGACCTCCAGGAGCAGATCGCCGGGATGATCGACGACGTCCTGGACGGCTACGTCCGCTCGGCCACCGCCGAGGGCGACGCCTCCGAGTGGGACCTCGACAAGCTGTGGACCGCGTTCAAGCAGGTCTACCCGGTCAGCTTCACCGTCGACGAGTTCATCGACGAGAACGGCGGCCTCGGCTCGATCACCCCGGACCTCATCTCCGCGCGGGTCTGCGAGGACGCCCACGAGGCGTACGAGCGCCGCGAGGAGGAGGTCGGCTCCGAGGCCATCCGCGAGGTCGAGCGCCGCGTGGTGCTGCAGGTGATGGACCGCAAGTGGCGCGAGCACCTGTACGAGATGGACTACCTCCAGGAGGGCATCGGCCTGCGGGCGATGGCGCAGCGCAACCCGCTGATCGAGTATCAGCGCGAGGGCTACGACATGTTCCAGGAGATGCTGGAGGCCATCAAGGAGGACTCGGTCCGCTACCTCTTCAACGTCGAGGTCCAGGTCAAGCAGAAGACCGGGGTGAGCGCCGCCTCGGCCGCCGCGGCGGCTTCGGCCAACGGCGCCGCGGTGGCCGCCGCGACCGCGACCGAGGAGGAGGCCGCGGAGGCGGAGGAGTCCGCGGAGGCCGAAGAGGCCTCCGAGGAGGAGTCCGAGGAGCCCGCGGGCAAGGACGGCGTGGCCGAGGAGGACGTGGTCGTCCCCGGGCTGGAGGGGCCGAGCTCCCCGGGCCGCCTGCAGTACTCCGCGCCCTCCGAGGACGGCGGTGTCACCAAGCGCACCGAGACCGTCTCCGACTCCTACGAGGGCACCCCGCGCAACGCGCCCTGCCCCTGCGGGTCGGGCAAGAAGTTCAAGAAGTGCCACGGGGACCCGAAGAACAAGTAG
- the hpf gene encoding ribosome hibernation-promoting factor, HPF/YfiA family, with protein MDIIVKGRRTDISEKFRQHVENKLNKLSKWEKKGMTIDVEVSRERNPRQASQSERIELTIHSTGPVIRSEASGDDRYGALDQAIDRIESRLRKLADRRKVSKSGRTPVSVADATAGLNGEEAALGAVQVPPPAEEESFDGGEVDGRFSDEFVELDTQGDAPVVVREKFHSAKPMSIDQALMEMELVGHDFYLFHDEEKDLPSVVYRRKGFNYGVLRLVD; from the coding sequence GTGGACATCATCGTCAAGGGGCGGCGCACCGACATCAGCGAGAAGTTCCGGCAGCACGTCGAGAACAAGCTGAACAAACTCTCCAAGTGGGAGAAAAAGGGCATGACCATCGACGTGGAGGTGTCCCGGGAGCGCAACCCGCGCCAGGCTTCGCAGAGCGAGCGGATCGAGCTCACGATCCACTCCACCGGCCCGGTGATCCGGAGCGAGGCCTCCGGCGACGACCGCTACGGAGCCCTCGACCAGGCCATCGACCGCATCGAGTCGCGGCTGCGCAAGCTCGCCGACCGGCGCAAGGTGAGCAAGAGCGGCCGTACCCCCGTCTCGGTGGCCGACGCGACGGCCGGTCTGAACGGAGAGGAGGCCGCGCTCGGCGCGGTGCAGGTCCCGCCGCCCGCGGAGGAGGAGTCCTTCGACGGCGGCGAGGTCGACGGCCGGTTCTCCGACGAGTTCGTCGAGCTGGACACCCAGGGCGACGCCCCAGTGGTCGTGCGGGAGAAGTTCCACTCGGCCAAGCCGATGAGCATCGACCAGGCCCTCATGGAGATGGAGCTCGTCGGGCACGACTTCTACCTCTTCCACGACGAGGAGAAGGACCTGCCGAGCGTCGTCTACCGCCGCAAGGGCTTCAACTACGGCGTCCTCCGCCTGGTCGACTAA
- a CDS encoding ComF family protein: protein MAPFTPFPPRPPRPTQAPSFTAALTALLLGEGCAGCGAPGGRVCAECADALAPRPHRCAAREGCPPAWAAGRYTGADRALLLAYKHRRIRSLSGPLAARLAGAARVAAPRAGPLLLVPVPARPRGVRRRGYDPVALLARRAAELLGTPARPVRAVRALRQVRAVADQVGLGRAERYGNLRGALAARPDRLARAGCRRVLLVDDVLTTGATLAEAARALRAAGAAVHGAAVLAERGRRAASRSLYPQSGKDPPTLVHRRLCTRIRQVGKGPHLTSAG, encoded by the coding sequence ATGGCACCGTTCACCCCGTTCCCCCCACGTCCCCCTCGGCCGACTCAGGCCCCGTCCTTCACCGCGGCGCTCACCGCCCTGCTGCTCGGCGAGGGCTGCGCCGGCTGCGGCGCTCCCGGCGGCCGGGTGTGCGCCGAATGCGCCGACGCCCTGGCACCGCGGCCGCACCGGTGCGCGGCCCGGGAGGGCTGCCCGCCGGCCTGGGCCGCGGGCCGCTACACCGGCGCGGACCGCGCGCTGCTGCTCGCCTACAAGCACCGGCGGATCCGCTCGCTGTCCGGCCCGCTGGCCGCCCGGCTGGCCGGGGCGGCCAGGGTGGCCGCCCCGCGCGCGGGGCCGCTGCTGCTGGTCCCGGTACCGGCCCGGCCGCGCGGGGTGCGGCGCCGCGGCTACGATCCGGTGGCGCTGCTGGCGCGGCGCGCCGCCGAGCTGCTCGGCACCCCGGCGCGGCCGGTGCGCGCGGTCCGCGCGCTGCGCCAGGTGCGCGCCGTCGCCGACCAGGTCGGCCTGGGCCGCGCCGAGCGGTACGGCAACCTGCGCGGGGCGCTGGCCGCGCGGCCGGACCGGCTCGCCCGCGCCGGCTGCCGCCGGGTGCTCCTCGTCGACGACGTGCTGACCACCGGCGCCACCCTGGCCGAGGCGGCCCGGGCGCTGCGCGCGGCGGGGGCGGCCGTGCACGGCGCCGCGGTGCTGGCCGAGCGCGGCCGTCGCGCGGCGTCAAGAAGCCTTTACCCGCAGAGCGGAAAAGACCCGCCGACGCTGGTCCACCGGCGCTTGTGCACCCGGATCCGGCAGGTGGGGAAGGGCCCGCACCTGACAAGCGCGGGATAA
- a CDS encoding LpqB family beta-propeller domain-containing protein, with amino-acid sequence MSVRGGRAAAAGGLAAVLLAAGCATVPSGGPIVEADRVGESPDPYEGYVRMLPVGPQPGVGEEGLVKGFLKDMASFEENHAAARRFLLPQTRAEWSPDDSALVYENMDAVSLDVETSADDTAATVRMRTPEAAMIRADGQYVPVDGSEIIDVTFKLQRDDDGEWRITELPDRLLLSRADVDRVYRPLNLYYFNADSSTLVPDPVFLPVTSDEVATRLAKKLVAGPTEWLEPAVRSSFPADSTADVAFDAGRVVVSMDGENPGNQARFGMEAQLGWTLKQLPEVQEVVLRFGDDEVRIPRDEDENLQTDTDYWKAVNPSGVTGELNAYFVRDGRLWSMNGGGEDTGDQAEQVDASFGTGGPAHYAVSLNEERFAAVSADGGEVLLTESGTGDVRTVLEGGEYTALSWDGYGNLWVAEDTSKGDDPGSRLWMLRGGTEKVRVDAPALKKREVVQLRLSRDGTRAAVVTADGDPEGRLWVGRVVPDGDDGVALGGFLELASEVGAISDAAWRSGDQLAVLGQKNGAMRGYLVPLDGATDPTSVGTITSAETIAAAPERPLIAGGDDDQLWLTSDRVLWQRATEGTDPVFPG; translated from the coding sequence ATGAGCGTCAGAGGCGGCCGGGCCGCGGCCGCGGGCGGCCTCGCGGCCGTCCTGCTGGCCGCGGGGTGCGCGACCGTGCCCTCCGGCGGCCCCATCGTGGAGGCCGACCGGGTCGGGGAGTCGCCCGACCCCTACGAGGGCTACGTGCGCATGCTGCCGGTCGGGCCGCAGCCCGGCGTCGGCGAGGAGGGCCTGGTCAAGGGCTTCCTCAAGGACATGGCCAGCTTCGAGGAGAACCACGCGGCGGCCCGCCGGTTCCTGCTTCCGCAGACCCGGGCGGAGTGGTCCCCCGACGACTCGGCGCTGGTCTACGAGAACATGGACGCCGTCTCGCTGGACGTGGAGACCTCCGCCGACGACACCGCGGCCACGGTCCGGATGCGCACCCCCGAGGCGGCGATGATCCGGGCCGACGGGCAGTACGTCCCGGTGGACGGCTCCGAGATCATCGACGTCACCTTCAAGCTGCAGCGCGACGACGACGGCGAGTGGCGGATCACCGAGCTGCCCGACCGGCTGCTGCTCTCCCGGGCCGACGTGGACCGGGTCTACCGCCCGCTCAACCTGTACTACTTCAACGCCGACTCCAGCACGCTGGTGCCGGACCCCGTCTTCCTCCCGGTCACCTCGGACGAGGTCGCCACCCGGCTGGCCAAGAAGCTGGTCGCCGGGCCGACCGAGTGGCTGGAGCCGGCCGTGCGCTCCTCCTTCCCCGCCGACTCCACCGCCGACGTGGCCTTCGACGCCGGCCGGGTGGTGGTCAGCATGGACGGCGAGAACCCCGGCAACCAGGCGCGGTTCGGCATGGAGGCGCAGCTCGGCTGGACCCTCAAGCAGCTGCCCGAGGTCCAGGAGGTGGTGCTGCGCTTCGGCGACGACGAGGTGCGCATCCCCCGGGACGAGGACGAGAACCTGCAGACCGACACCGACTACTGGAAGGCGGTCAACCCCTCCGGCGTCACCGGGGAGCTCAACGCCTACTTCGTCCGGGACGGCCGGCTGTGGTCCATGAACGGCGGCGGCGAGGACACCGGCGACCAGGCCGAGCAGGTCGACGCCTCGTTCGGCACCGGGGGCCCGGCGCACTACGCGGTCTCGCTGAACGAGGAGCGCTTCGCGGCGGTCTCCGCCGACGGCGGCGAGGTGCTGCTCACCGAGTCCGGCACCGGCGACGTGCGCACCGTCCTCGAGGGCGGCGAGTACACCGCGCTCTCCTGGGACGGCTACGGCAACCTGTGGGTCGCCGAGGACACCTCCAAGGGCGACGACCCCGGCTCCCGGCTGTGGATGCTGCGCGGCGGCACCGAGAAGGTCCGGGTGGACGCCCCCGCGCTGAAGAAGCGGGAGGTCGTGCAGTTGCGGCTGTCCCGGGACGGCACCCGGGCCGCGGTGGTCACCGCCGACGGCGACCCCGAGGGCCGGCTCTGGGTCGGCCGGGTGGTGCCGGACGGCGACGACGGCGTCGCGCTGGGCGGGTTCCTGGAGCTCGCCTCCGAGGTGGGCGCGATCTCCGACGCGGCCTGGCGCAGCGGCGACCAGCTCGCCGTGCTCGGCCAGAAGAACGGCGCGATGCGCGGCTACCTGGTGCCGCTGGACGGCGCCACCGACCCGACCAGCGTCGGCACCATCACCTCCGCGGAGACCATCGCCGCGGCACCGGAGCGCCCGCTGATCGCCGGCGGCGACGACGACCAGCTCTGGCTCACCAGCGACCGGGTGCTCTGGCAGCGCGCGACCGAGGGCACCGACCCGGTCTTCCCGGGCTGA